Proteins from a genomic interval of Sphingomonas sp. Y38-1Y:
- a CDS encoding M1 family metallopeptidase: MAGAFVALALAGAAPDPGKPPLTRQTEMSGAPIDPEQAKLVFTHADLSFEVFPEREAIAGVAVLDFTAKAPLTKLVIDLDRNLPVSAIAIDGRPLPRSAWRNPEGRMTIDLPRPVAAGGKASARITYGGTPHVAVRAPWDGGFVWSKAPTGEPWIATAVQGEGCDLFWPCIDAPTFEPASVDLHITVPKGLSAPSNGRLIGVDTLPDGRTRWNWRARQPNTYAIALNIGPYEEMKGTHRSRFGNDIPLSFWHLKGNAEKARGLFAEFAPTIDFFEARVGPYPFADEKMGVVETPHLGMEHQTINAYGNGYKKAAEGFDWLLHHEFAHEWFANQMTVANWDDFWLHESYAQYMQPLYGLEREGYARYIAMMIEGRARIANRHPIVSGQPRDEGAVYDDANGPGGDIYFKGAWMLHTLRGLVGDKAFDAITRRTVHGRDDPRPGNFGPIYTSTDQYRRIVREVTGRDMNWFLDAYLTRAPLPDLVETRRGDRLDLQWRVPGGGAFPLPVEVEVDGRVQTLPMTSGRGSIAVPVGAAVRIDPMMRVLRRLPAYEAMQAAK; the protein is encoded by the coding sequence ATGGCGGGGGCGTTCGTCGCACTCGCGCTCGCTGGCGCGGCACCCGACCCGGGCAAGCCGCCGCTGACCCGTCAGACCGAGATGTCGGGCGCGCCGATCGACCCCGAACAGGCCAAGCTCGTCTTTACCCACGCCGACCTGTCGTTCGAGGTGTTTCCGGAGCGGGAGGCGATCGCCGGCGTCGCGGTGCTCGACTTCACGGCCAAGGCGCCGCTGACCAAGCTCGTCATCGACCTCGACCGCAATCTGCCCGTCAGCGCGATCGCCATCGACGGCCGGCCGCTGCCTAGGAGCGCGTGGCGCAATCCTGAAGGCCGAATGACGATCGACCTGCCCCGCCCGGTCGCCGCGGGCGGCAAGGCGAGCGCGCGCATCACCTATGGCGGCACACCGCACGTTGCGGTGCGTGCGCCCTGGGACGGCGGCTTCGTCTGGTCGAAGGCGCCCACCGGCGAGCCGTGGATCGCGACCGCAGTGCAGGGCGAAGGCTGCGACCTGTTCTGGCCGTGCATCGACGCGCCGACGTTCGAGCCCGCCAGCGTCGACCTCCACATCACCGTGCCCAAGGGGCTGAGCGCGCCCTCCAACGGCCGGCTGATTGGCGTCGACACGCTTCCCGATGGCCGCACGCGCTGGAACTGGCGTGCGCGCCAGCCCAACACCTATGCGATTGCCCTCAACATCGGCCCTTATGAAGAGATGAAGGGGACGCATCGCAGCCGCTTCGGCAACGACATTCCGCTCAGCTTCTGGCACCTCAAGGGCAATGCCGAAAAGGCGCGCGGGCTGTTCGCCGAGTTCGCCCCGACAATCGACTTCTTCGAGGCGCGGGTCGGCCCCTATCCTTTCGCCGACGAGAAGATGGGCGTGGTCGAGACGCCGCACCTCGGCATGGAGCACCAGACGATCAACGCCTATGGCAATGGCTACAAGAAGGCCGCGGAGGGTTTCGACTGGCTGCTCCATCACGAATTCGCGCACGAATGGTTCGCCAACCAGATGACGGTCGCCAACTGGGACGACTTCTGGCTCCACGAAAGCTACGCCCAGTACATGCAGCCGCTCTATGGCCTGGAGCGGGAGGGCTATGCCCGATACATCGCGATGATGATCGAGGGGCGCGCGCGAATCGCCAACCGCCACCCGATCGTGTCGGGCCAACCGCGTGACGAGGGTGCCGTCTATGACGATGCCAACGGGCCGGGCGGCGACATCTATTTCAAGGGCGCGTGGATGCTCCACACGCTGCGCGGGCTCGTCGGCGACAAGGCGTTCGACGCGATCACGCGCCGCACCGTCCATGGTCGCGACGATCCGCGGCCGGGCAATTTCGGGCCGATCTACACCTCGACGGACCAATATCGCCGCATCGTCCGGGAGGTGACGGGCCGCGACATGAACTGGTTCCTCGACGCCTATCTCACACGCGCGCCGCTTCCCGACCTGGTCGAGACGCGCCGCGGCGACCGGCTCGACCTCCAGTGGCGCGTCCCCGGCGGCGGCGCCTTCCCGCTGCC